One Trichoderma atroviride chromosome 7, complete sequence DNA segment encodes these proteins:
- a CDS encoding uncharacterized protein (EggNog:ENOG41), which yields MAKPRVLDTVVEVQEGEEEDTNEIANNTEEETESRSETDTESEDLCNHGLEYTYQKSDNATEISQLRPSHVRERLSSCLEEKRMSLPTLSFVWPGA from the coding sequence ATGGCCAAGCCTAGAGTCCTCGACACAGTGGTTGAAGTacaagagggagaggaagaagacaccAACGAGATTGCCAACAATACCGAAGAGGAAACCGAATCAAGGTCAGAGACTGATACCGAGAGCGAAGATCTGTGCAACCATGGCCTGGAGTACACATACCAGAAGAGCGACAATGCAACGGAGATTTCACAGCTGCGTCCATCCCACGTGAGGGAAAGGCTATCGTCGTGCCTTGAGGAAAAGCGCATGAGTCTTCCAACTCTCAGCTTTGTTTGGCCGGGCGCttga
- a CDS encoding uncharacterized protein (BUSCO:EOG092D2N6K) has translation MANDSEAAVAQSIPTELPLRTQPNDSTFDIVATYRDLLASDPDLTKPVAAIESLIALLNTVPSTTVYETLDTVKSHSDLLKASVENPLPLQAGTDLFLQYLVSSLKQQDGSFDAVRQHLLRNGRLFASRAIAARNGIAEAGWRFVREGKCVLTHGASRSVTGLLERAAKNSEGKFRVVYVRDEVRAEESDRVVKELRSKGIPVAEIPEAAVAHVMGLLRQVHMVFVGAEAVTQNGGIISRIGTFQVAKLASQAKIPFYVAAETHKFVRKFPLDQRDIGYKQEVLDFSATESSKQPKDAVDYTPPELISNLVTENGVHLPGYVFEQLLDIYGSLNG, from the exons ATGGCAAACGATTCAGAAGCTG CCGTTGCGCAGTCCATCCCAACCGAGCTTCCCTTGCGGACACAGCCCAACGATTCCACCTTTGA CATCGTCGCCACCTACAGAGACCTCCTCGCGTCCGACCCCGACCTCACAAAACccgtcgccgccatcgagtCCCTCATCGCCCTCCTCAACACCGTCCCCTCCACCACCGTATACGAGACGCTCGACACGGTCAAATCCCACTCCGACCTCCTCAAGGCCTCCGTCGAGAACCCGCTGCCGCTCCAGGCGGGCACcgacctcttcctccagTACCTCGTCTCGTCGCTCAAGCAGCAGGACGGCAGCTTCGACGCCGTACGGCAGCACCTGCTGCGCAATGGACGCCTGTTTGCGAGTAGGGCCATCGCAGCCAGGAACGGCATTGCGGAAGCGGGCTGGCGCTTCGTGCGGGAGGGCAAGTGCGTGCTGACCCACGGCGCGTCGCGATCGGTGAcggggctgctggagcgGGCGGCCAAGAACAGCGAGGGCAAGTTCCGGGTCGTCTACGTGCGGGACGAGGTGCGCGCCGAGGAGAGCGATCGCGTGGTCAAGGAGCTGCGGAGCAAGGGCATCCCGGTCGCGGAGATTCCAGAGGCGGCCGTGGCACATGTCATGGGGCTGCTGCGACAGGTTCACATGGTGTTTGTGGGTGCGGAGGCTGTGACCCAGAATGGGGGCATCATTTCTCGTATTGGCACGTTCCAGGTGGCCAAGCTGGCTTCGCAGGCCAAGATTCCGTTTTATGTTGCTGCCGAGACACACAAGTTTGTGCGCAAGTTTCCTTTGGACCAGAGGGATATTGGCTATAAGCAGGAGGTGCTGGATTTCTCGGCTACGGAATCAAGCAAGCAGCCCAAGGATGCTGTTGATTACACA CCCCCGGAGCTCATCTCAAATTTAGTCACGGAAAACGGCGTTCACTTGCCCGGATATGTAttcgagcagcttcttgataTATACGGCAGCTTGAACGGCTAG
- a CDS encoding uncharacterized protein (EggNog:ENOG41) encodes MAKLSSPTGTKSVSRWINQVSALALRAVRTVTQEAGHGKAEVEIKPNARVERIPERNEVHSSQTSETLRQYNTNTTGDDLLKDLSGEIQGKVIVTTGVTLGSLGGTFVQTIAKAQPAVLILAGRNLDKAQATADAIKTAHPNIDVRKVQLDLGSFAAVREAAATINSWTDMPHIDVLVNNAGIMGTDFKLTVDGYEEQFASNHLSHFLFTNLIMDKLLASKAPRVVGISSEAHRLSPIRWSDYNFSDGESYDRWQAYGQSKTANILMCLALADRLGASHGLTAFSLHPGVIATKLVEHFDFTVALPEMTALDKSLGNIIWDEVPWKTPERGVATHIYAAFEPSLKGYNGEYLQDSRISDPYTDTVRPWATSRVEADRLWKLSEKLVGQEFSY; translated from the exons ATGGCCAAACTCTCTTCTCCGACTGGAACCAAATCTGTCTCTCGATGGATTAACCAAGTATCTGCTCTTGCGCTTAGAGCCGTGCGAACTGTTACACAAGAAGCTGGTCATGGCAAGGCCGAGGTAGAAATCAAGCCAAATGCTCGTGTTGAGAGAATCCCAGAACGAAATGAAGTTCATTCTTCACAAACATCAGAAACGTTGCGCCAATACAACACAAACACCACGGGCGACGACCTGCTAAAAGATCTCTCGGGAGAAATCCAGGGCAAAGTCATTGTGACAACCGGTGTCACTCTGGGCTCGCTCGGCGGCACTTTTGTTCAGACCATAGCCAAAGCTCAACCTGCTGTTCTGATCCTTGCGGGACGCAACTTGGACAAGGCGCAAGCAACCGCTGATGCCATCAAGACGGCTCATCCCAATATTGATGTTCGCAAGGTTCAATTAGACCTCGGCTCTTTCGCCGCAGTgcgcgaggctgctgctaccatCAACTCTTGGACAGACATGCCTCATATTGATGTCTTGGTCAATAATGCCGGTATAATGGGCACGGATTTCAAGCTCACAGTTGACGGCTATGAAGAACAATTCGCAAGCAACCATCtcagccattttcttttcaccAATCTAATCATGGATAAACTCTTGGCTTCTAAAGCACCAAGAGTAGTTGGCATTTCTAGCGAAGCGCATCGTCTCAGCCCCATCAGATGGAGCGACTATAATTTCAGT GACGGCGAGTCGTACGATAGATGGCAGGCATACGGACAATCCAAGACGGCCAACATTCTCATGTGCCTTGCTTTGGCGGACAGACTAGGGGCAAGCCACGGTTTAACGGCTTTTAGTCTTCATCCAGGCGTTATAGCGACCAAGCTGGTTGAGCATTTTGATTTTACTGTTGCATTGCCAGAAATGA CGGCTCTCGACAAATCCCTTGGAAACATCATATGGGATGAAGTCCCATGGAAGACTCCTGAGAGAGGTGTGGCCACTCACATCTACGCTGCTTTTGAGCCCAGTCTGAAAG GGTATAACGGCGAATATTTGCAAGATTCCCGTATCTCAGACCCGTACACAGATACTGTTAGGCCTTGGGCTACGAGCAGAGTAGAGGCAGATCGTCTCTGGAAGCTGAGCGAGAAGCTTGTTGGACAGGAATTCTCGTACTAG
- a CDS encoding uncharacterized protein (EggNog:ENOG41~TransMembrane:5 (o45-68i110-129o149-166i173-192o198-218i)), with amino-acid sequence MDMNAAWLSGPIQLHSSRAFECDELTAEECDWYKQRWHYWYIADYVFALPTVAFFMCTIGIFIIGNVTSQIFGYRRFRGPPLWTKLIASIRYLAYRGFHVKSLHWNSAPVGILLLGLAGTVFFFCMDLIPQPYYWPSEIYGNSPALATRSGWMGLACMPFILNLGYEFFKMTHLFAVAIFMVMFFLHCGYTLTSWDYFIATAAVYVPCYIYPWLRTCFKYGVNLKARLFVEDSGFVRITIPASFHWVPGQHCFLRFTSFGLLHALSTHPFTICSLPLEKPVEQSELTFFIRPEKGFTARLYRFALENPGGSVPVLVDGPYGGINMQRYQDSDHLLVISGGSGAGWCLPFIEQIAAHRMISADEEQGQAVRADDKEAPAAERVGNRSNSRPLSLRVILATRDSSCRTWFLRAVSELLSKHSEAGSSFNTDIQVEVYLTDKAIQPADLEDKPTRDPNAKGSISSTEKNITREEGRNINVLERDFEGRPQLPQIIQEAASVAEAGQSLGVFVCGPTTMQNDVRNAVAKENLKILQGSRTGAVYLHTEHFSWA; translated from the exons ATGGACATGAACGCCGCCTGGCTTTCCGGGCCTATCCAGCTACATTCAAGCCGTGCGTTCGAATGCGACGAGCTCACCGCCGAAGAATGCGACTGGTATAAGCAACGATGGCACTACTG GTACATCGCCGACTATGTCTTTGCATTGCCAACGGTAGCCTTTTTCATGTGCACCATTGGTATTTTCATCATTGGCAATGTTACATCACAGATTTTTGGTTATCGCAGATTCAGAGGGCCTCCATTATGGACAAAGCTAATAGCGAGTATTCGATACCTCGCGTATCGCGGCTTTCATGTCAAGTCATTGCATTGGAACTCGGCTCCAGTTGGCATCTTATTGCTAGGACTTGCCGGCAcagttttctttttct GTATGGATTTAATTCCGCAGCCTTATTACTGGCCTAGCGAGATATATGGCAATTCGCCAGCACTGGCCACCAGATCTGGATGGATGGGCCTGGCTTGTATGCCATTTATATT AAACCTTGGGTACGAGTTCTTCAAGATGACACATCTATTTGCTgttgccatcttcatggTCATGTTCTTTTTGCACTGCGGCTATACTCTCACCTCATG GGATTACTTCATCGCCACCGCGGCTGTTTACGTCCCTTGTTATATCTACCCCTGGCTTCGGACTTGTTTCAAGTACGGCGTCAACTTGAAAGCTCGATTATTTGTGGAGGACAGTGGCTTTGTTCGCATTACGATTCCGGCAAGTTTCCACTGGGTACCAGGACAGCATTGCTTTCTACGGTTCACAAGCTTCGGCCTCCTCCATGCTCTCTCGACCCATCCATTTACAATCTGCTCCTTGCCTTTAGAGAAACCAGTCGAGCAGTCTGAGCTCACATTTTTTATTCGACCGGAGAAGGGGTTTACTGCCAGGCTGTACCGATTCGCTCTGGAAAACCCTGGTGGTTCGGTACCCGTTCTTGTAGACGGGCCATACGGAGGTATCAACATGCAGAGATATCAGGACAGtgatcatcttcttgtcatcTCGGGTGGTTCAGGAGCTGGCTGGTGCTTACCATTCATTGAACAAATCGCTGCTCACCGCATGATATCAGCTGATGAGGAACAAGGCCAGGCTGTGCGTGCTGATGATAAAGAGGCCCCTGCAGCTGAACGCGTGGGTAATCGCAGCAACTCTAGGCCTCTTTCCTTGCGTGTCATCTTGGCAACTCGAGATTCTAGCTGCCGTACCTGGTTTCTGAGAGCAGTAAGCGAATTGCTATCGAAGCATTCAGAAGCTGGTTCATCATTCAACACCGACATTCAAGTTGAAGTCTATCTGACTGACAAAGCGATCCAACCGGCAGACCTGGAAGACAAGCCAACAAGGGATCCTAATGCAAAGggatccatctcatcaacagAGAAGAATATTACGAGGGAAGAGGGACGCAATATCAATGTGCTTGAGAGAGATTTCGAGGGCCGGCCTCAACTGCCCCAGATTATACAAGAGGCAGCCAGTGTCGCGGAAGCCGGCCAATCTCTTGGCGTCTTTGTTTGCGGGCCAACGACGATGCAAAACGATGTACGCAATGCTGTCGCTAAAGAAAATCTGAAGATTCTTCAAGGTTCAAGGACAGGCGCAGTATATTTACACACTGAGCATTTTTCATGGGCATGA
- a CDS encoding uncharacterized protein (EggNog:ENOG41) produces the protein MDLTKIAMRTGNIRQPKVADANAPARRPGRPRMKDSLPIDPNDNSPRSRMRLAQRSYRNRKANELTAAKERADSLEKALNSTLDEFIKLHQMLLGKQEYMPADFLMQLHATATNIIGIAKNALADNPPEHEYQAGEVLMSTDSDEYEDDAIDIAAPINSGSSYPKPPSISQRILRACLDIAADRLKLPRVPFMRILPALLLPLQFESEDNILRRAMQYLSLSGEEAHLEQERYSAKAGYLPKMMRLIEGQTHTLVPRKPQPDMQRLQFGCTRTVISTAVPDLQGEWLEPLDVEEYLEQRGIFVREEAPDDDLLNLAIPAGSKLSATMTNVNETDAQPSDMQNQTYTNNIPDTTNHDELGIDHDYGIFDHQRDATTAFAASLWDVDGTGISPENTSMCSSEQINITINLDTLVHKLVSKAVCLGACPGIRRAHVDEAIRGSVVWMQETYK, from the exons ATGGATCTAACCAAAATAGCCATGCGTACCGGTAACATCCGGCAGCCCAAAGTAGCCGATGCCAATGCCCCAGCACGACGTCCTGGGCGTCCTCGCATGAAGGATAGTCTGCCTATAGATCCAAATGATAACTCG CCTCGCTCTCGCATGCGGCTTGCCCAAAGATCGTATCGTAACCGCAAAGCAAATGAACTCACAGCCGCAAAAGAGAGGGCAGACTCGCTGGAGAAGGCTCTAAACAGCACTCTCGATGAATTCATCAAGCTTCACCAGATGTTGCTGGGCAAACAGGAATACATGCCGGCAGACTTCCTGATGCAGCTCCACGCAACAGCCACGAACATTATTGGTATTGCCAAGAATGCCCTGGCTGATAATCCGCCAGAACATGAATATCAAGCGGGCGAAGTTCTCATGTCAACGGATAGCGACGAATACGAAGATGATGCCATCGACATTGCCGCGCCTATAAACTCTGGCAGTTCTTACCCAAAGCCTCCATCAATCTCTCAACGGATCCTTCGCGCGTGCCTCGATATCGCTGCAGATAGGCTCAAGCTGCCGAGAGTACCCTTCATGCGCATCCTCCCAGCCCTCCTTCTGCCGCTCCAGTTTGAAAGCGAGGACAATATTCTCAGACGAGCTATGCAATATCTCTCTCTTAGTGGCGAGGAAGCCCACCTAGAACAAGAGCGTTACTCTGCCAAGGCAGGGTACCTACCCAAGATGATGCGCCTGATTGAAGGGCAGACGCATACTCTAGTGCCACGAAAACCACAACCCGATATGCAGCGTTTACAATTTGGGTGCACGCGGACGGTAATCTCGACGGCAGTGCCGGATCTCCAGGGAGAGTGGCTCGAGCCTTTGGACGTAGAAGAATATCTCGAGCAGCGGGGGATATTTGTTCGAGAGGAGGCACCAGACGACGATTTGCTGAATCTGGCTATCCCCGCTGGTAGCAAACTCTCTGCGACGATGACCAATGTGAATGAGACAGATGCCCAGCCATCAGACATGCAAAATCAGACTTATACCAATAACATACCAGACACTACGAATCACGATGAGCTCGGCATTGATCACGACTACGGTATATTCGACCACCAGCGTGATGCAACAACAGCATTTGCAGCCTCTCTTTGGGATGTCGATGGAACAGGTATATCGCCAGAAAACACATCAATGTGCAGTTCCGAGCAGATTAATATTACGATAAACCTCGATACCTTGGTCCATAAGCTCGTGTCCAAGGCCGTGTGCTTGGGAGCCTGCCCGGGAATACGAAGAGCGCATGTTGATGAGGCGATTCGGGGGTCAGTGGTATGGATGCAAGAGACGTATAAATGA
- a CDS encoding uncharacterized protein (EggNog:ENOG41): protein MRGRRAASTGTLQTHTETLRNSLASGSSCTPSAVPTSSWPPSLASLQRFSLMAPTRGASTVPPEYAKAACEKSLKKLGVDYIDLYYAHRVDGKTPIEKTVQALAELKR, encoded by the coding sequence ATGCGTGGAAGGAGGGCTGCATCCACTGGGACACTTCAGACGCATACGGAGACTCTGAGGAACTCATTGGCAAGTGGTTCAAGCTGCACCCCGAGCGCCGTGCCGACATCTTCCTGGCCACCAAGTTTGGCATCTCTGCAGAGGTTCAGCCTGATGGCTCCTACAAGGGGAGCGTCGACAGTTCCCCCCGAGTATGCCAAGGCGGCGTGTGAGAAgagtttgaagaagctcgGAGTCGACTATATCGATCTTTACTATGCGCACCGAGTTGACGGAAAGACGCCAATCGAGAAGACGGTTCAGGCTttggcagagctgaagaGGTAA
- a CDS encoding uncharacterized protein (EggNog:ENOG41) → MLTGQVTSTAELDEKDFRKTVEQFKGDNMKKNMQLVNKFKDVAANKGCSPSQLALAWLLAQGDDIFPIPGTKKIKYLDDNWGAQKVQLTADEAREIRQQVDQLGVAGSRDVAFNQYADTPAL, encoded by the coding sequence ATGTTGACTGGACAGGTGACTTCAACCGCCGAGCTGGACGAAAAGGACTTCCGCAAGACGGTCGAGCAGTTCAAGGGCGACAacatgaagaagaacatGCAGCTGGTGAACAAGTTCAAGGACGTGGCCGCAAACAAGGGCTGCAGTCCGTCTCAGCTGGCCCTCGCCTGGCTGCTTGCACAGGGCGACGACATCTTCCCCATCCCCGGTacgaagaagatcaagtATCTCGACGACAACTGGGGCGCCCAGAAGGTCCAGTTGACGGCGGATGAAGCTCGCGAGATCCGCCAGCAGGTCGACCAGCTGGGAGTTGCCGGGAGCCGCGACGTTGCCTTCAACCAGTACGCCGACACGCCCGCTCTCTGA
- a CDS encoding uncharacterized protein (EggNog:ENOG41), whose protein sequence is MCTFFWCYVLCPCPYEKDCALAINRIVYWAGQWRHRTGKQAPVPNSGTACERQKQMFGQDAEPSWGCSVRRLIDWMVELTFVIDSAPCAECSHKCKARFDKRMEEERQSREDGRREETVSYGAPNSEWRKKWKSDE, encoded by the coding sequence ATGTGCACCTTTTTCTGGTGCTACGTGCTGTGCCCATGCCCCTACGAAAAGGACTGCGCCTTGGCCATTAATCGGATAGTCTACTGGGCTGGCCAGTGGCGCCACAGGACGGGGAAGCAGGCCCCTGTTCCCAACTCTGGCACGGCCTGcgagaggcagaagcagatgTTCGGCCAGGATGCCGAGCCGTCGTGGGGGTGCTCGGTCCGGCGACTCATCGACTGGATGGTGGAGTTGACGTTTGTGATTGATTCGGCGCCGTGTGCTGAGTGCAGCCACAAGTGCAAGGCCCGCTTTGACAagaggatggaggaggagaggcagagcagGGAAGAcgggaggagagaggagacgGTATCGTATGGTGCTCCGAACAGTGAGTGGAGGAAGAAGTGGAAGTCTGACGAGTAG
- a CDS encoding uncharacterized protein (EggNog:ENOG41~SECRETED:SignalP(1-21)), with amino-acid sequence MKSNIFLITSLLSLCSADASADFFDNGAEGISNSDWNLAMRSANATGSASIPGYNIRQKYPGEKSDNWTVSISIASDIPGGNSASGKFVTGTQIEWNGPPGVISGADSSWFLCRNVYSSLKLKQSGAGPTNGSCSGLLSDGCLSALQKSLEAGTQCQTNSLPSDCVDELELDNGQGFGLTSAHPAKSSNTSDSFQIRYGNENHGRGNFTAYDAAIRQVWLVMAGFAQAGNDTEILKTQPISHPRHWYKF; translated from the exons ATGAAGAGCAATATCTTTTTAATCACATCTCTGCTGAGCCTCTGCTCTGCAGATGCCTCTGCAGACTTCTTTGACAATGGAGCTGAAGGCATCTCCAACAGCGACTGGAATCTTGCAATGCGTAGCGCAAACGCAACTGGCTCAGCTAGTATCCCCGGATACAACATCCGGCAGAAATATCCAGGAGAGAAAAGCGATAACTGGACCGTGTCGATTTCAATTGCCAGCGACATACCAGGTGGAAATTCTGCTTCTGGTAAATTCGTTACTGGCACGCAGATTGAGTGGAACGGCCCACCAGGCGTAATCTCTGGAGCGGATTCGTCTTGGTTTCTGTGCCGTAATGTTTACAgcagcttgaagctgaaacAATCCGGCGCTGGGCCAACCAATGGAAGCTGTTCGGGACTGCTCTCTGATGGATGTCTAAGTGCTCTCCAAAAGTCACTTGAGGCAGGCACGCAGTGCCAAACCAATAGTCTGCCCTCTGATTGCGTAGATGAGCTTGAATTAGACAATGGCCAAGGATTTGGCTTGACATCTG CTCACCCGGCCAAGAGCTCCAACACCAGCGACTCATTCCAAATTCGCTATGGTAACGAGAACCATGGCCGCGGAAACTTTACAGCTTACGATGCTGCTATTCGACAAGTCTGGCTCGTCATGGCTGGATTCGCCCAGGCTGGAAATGATA CAGAGATTTTAAAAACGCAGCCAATATCGCATCCTCGTCACTGGTACAAGTTTTGA
- a CDS encoding uncharacterized protein (CAZy:GH95): MKAIVAALAIGQTGVAARKFWTSKPADPGNVLMTGYTIGNGRQGGLPLGIPGDDLLCLNDDSVWRGGPFSNSSYTGGNPSSSLAHFLPGIQEFIFQNGTGDESALYGGSSDYGSYEALANLTVSIAGVTKYSNYKRTLDLETALHSAEFTANGASFQTVQFCTFPDQVCVYHVSSNKPLPDITFGLVDNYRTNPASTVQCSSSGIWLSGRTVADDGEGLIGMKIDAQASALSSSGLKATCNSRGQTVLSTKSVKSATIVVASGTEYDAEKGNAANNYSFRGADPHPGVVKTINAVSKKSYNAILQRHVADHGEWFNKFTLDLPDPNNSAEVDSMELLTNYSTDKGDPFVEGLLIDYGKYMFIASSRPGSLPPNLQGLWAPDGNPAWSSDYHIDVNVQMNHWHVEKMGLGGLTDPLWDFMTYTWVPRGTETARLWYNASGWVAFTNTNIFGHTAQENDATWSDVAHDIAWMMAHVWDRYDYGRDKKWYASVGYPLMKGVASFWMDLLVQDDYFKDGTLVANPCNSPEHGPTTFGCAQFQQVIWELFDHIIKDWNASGDRDASFLKRLKESYGKLDPGVHVGSWGQIQEWKLDIDVKNDTHRHLSHLYGFYPGYVISSVHGDNKTIMDAVATSLYSRGNGTDDSNTGWEKVWRGACWGQLGVTDEAYKELKYTIDMNFAANGLSVYTAGSWPYELALPFQIDANFGLSANALAMLYTDLPKKWGDNSVQKVILGPAIPAEWAGGSVKGASLRGGGTVDFGWDDDGVVNKAMLHGRGLPVVVVNNKGKVLARH; the protein is encoded by the exons ATGAAGGCCATTGTTGCAGCgctggccattggccagACTGGCGTAGCAGCAAGAAAGTTCTGGACTTCAAAGCCAGCCGACCCAGGAAATGTGCTGATGACAGGGTATACTATCGGTAATGGAAGACAAGGAG GCTTACCGTTGGGAATACCTGGCGACGATTTATTATGTCTGAACGATGATAGCGTATGGCGCGGTGGCCCGTTTTCAAATTCG AGCTATACAGGGGGGAAtccttcatcgtcgctggcTCATTTCTTGCCTGGAATCCAGGAGTTCATCTTTCAGAATGGAACAGGAG ACGAATCCGCATTATACGGCGGCTCCTCTGATTACGGTTCTTACGAGGCTCTCGCCAATCTCACAGTCTCCATCGCCGGCGTGACCAAGTACTCCAATTACAAGCGGACGCTGGACCTGGAGACGGCATTGCATTCTGCAGAATTTACTGCAAATGGAGCCTCATTCCAGAC TGTTCAATTCTGTACCTTTCCCGACCAGGTCTGTGTCTATCATGTCAGCTCCAACAAGCCGCTGCCCGACATCACATTTGGCCTAGTCGACAATTATCGAACAAACCCGGCTTCTACCGTACAATGCTCTTCCAGTGGCATTTGGCTGAGCGGACGAACCGTAGCCGATGACGGCGAAGGGCTCATCGGGATGAAAATCGATGCCCAGGCCTCTGCGCTCTCTTCCAGTGGGCTCAAGGCAACATGCAATAGCAGAGGCCAGACGGTGCTCAGCACAAAGTCTGTCAAATCTGCCACCATTGTCGTGGCTTCAGGCACGGAATACGACGCAGAGAAGGGCAACGCTGCCAATAACTATTCCTTCCGCGGAGCAGACCCGCATCCCGGCGTTGTGAAGACAATCAACGCAGTGTCTAAGAAGAGCTATAACGCAATCCTTCAGAGACACGTTGCTGACCATGGCGAGTGGTTCAACAAGTTTACTCTGGATTTGCCAGACCCCAATAACTCTGCGGAAGTCGACTCCATGGAACTGCTCACAAATTACTCGACGGATAAGGGTGACCCCTTTGTCGAAGGTCTGCTAATCGACTACGGAAAGTACATGTTTATTGCCTCATCTCGACCTGGGTCCCTGCCCCCGAATTTGCAGGGTTTGTGGGCTCCTGATGGCAACCCGGCATGGAGCTCGGACTACCATATCGATGTGAATGTGCAGAT GAACCACTGGCATGTCGAAAAGATGGGTCTGGGAGGTCTCACCGATCCTTTGTGGGATTTCATGACCTACACTTGGGTTCCCCGTGGGACAGAGACGGCCAGACTGTGGTATAATGCCAGCGGCTGGGTTGCCTTTACAAATACCAACATTTTCGGCCATACAGC GCAAGAAAACGACGCAACTTGGTCGGATGTTGCACATGATATTGCCTGGATGA TGGCACATGTGTGGGATCGCTATGACTATGGCCGCGATAAGAAGTGGTATGCTTCTGTTGGCTACCCCTTGATGAAAGGCGTGGCCAGCTTCTGGATGGATTTGCTTGTGCAAGACGACTACTTCAAGGATGGCACCTTGGTCGCCAATCCTTGCAATTCTCCAGAGCACGGCCCTACG ACCTTTGGATGTGCTCAGTTCCAGCAAGTGATCTGGGAACTGTTTGACCACATCATCAAAGACTGGAATGCATCCGGTGATAGGGatgccagcttcttgaagcgGCTCAAAGAGTCGTATGGCAAGCTTGATCCAGGCGTCCATGTTGGAAGCTGGGGGCAGATCCAAG AATGGAAACTGGACATTGACGTCAAGAACGAcactcatcgccatctctctCACCTCTACGGCTTTTACCCCGGCTATGTCATTTCCAGCGTCCACGGCGACAACAAGACAATCATGGACGCCGTCGCCACGAGCCTCTACTCCCGCGGAAACGGCACAGACGACTCCAACACCGGTTGGGAAAAAGTGTGGAGAGGCGCGTGCTGGGGCCAGCTGGGCGTCACCGACGAGGCTTACAAGGAGCTCAAGTACACCATCGACATGAACTTTGCGGCAAACGGCCTCTCGGTGTACACCGCCGGCAGTTGGCCCTATGAGCTCGCTCTGCCGTTCCAGATTGACGCAAACTTTGGCCTTTCGGCAAATgcgctggcgatgctgtaCACGGACCTGCCGAAGAAATGGGGAGACAACAGCGTGCAGAAGGTGATACTCGGCCCTGCGATTCCGGCAGAATGGGCTGGTGGCAGTGTCAAGGGGGCGAGTCTCAGGGGCGGCGGCACGGTGGACTTTGGCTGGGACGACGATGGAGTTGTGAACAAGGCGATGCTGCATGGGAGGGGTTTGCCGGTTGTGGTGGTGAATAACAAGGGCAAGGTGCTGGCAAGGCATTGA